gaattcaaaagcacaaacaacgaggcagaatatgaggctctgttagcggggctacgtttagcagtcaaaatcggcgtgcaacatctggaagcccacgtcgactctttgttagttgcaggccaagtacgcggcgactatgccgcaaagggggatatcatgatcctctacctcgagcaagtactgcaactaaaatccaaattcgcttcattcaatattcgccatattaatcgaagcgaaaacaagtccgcagatgcactatcaaaacttgcatctaccagcttccaacacttggcaaaggagatacgcatcgaaatcctgcaaaatccttcggtacccctgcgccaagtcaacgtcattcaatacggttcaacatcatggatgacacctattatcgcatatctacaatccggtgtgactcccgaaagcaaatcagaagcacgcaaactacaatacaaagcgtgccattatcagatgggagacggtatcttataccgcaagtcatacctcgggccactactacgatgcgtcaacccccaggatgccacatacctcattcgagagatacacgagggcatatgtggcatacacgctggaccacgcatggtagtggccaaaatcatgaatgccgggtattactggcccggcatgcacctggacgccgtcaaagaattgcgcaagtgcatcgactgtcaacgtcatgctccaaaaaccttgcggccaaaaaacaacttagtccccgttaCAACcacatggccctttcagaaatgggcaattgacgttgtgggacctttccctgacgctccaggtgcggttaaatttatcatagtggcggttgattacttcaccaaatgggtagaagcaaaaccactcgcctcaaccactgctatgataacaaggaaattcatttgggaacacatcatctgccgtttcggattaccaatgtgcattgtcaccgataacggcaccaacttcgctgccgacgaatttcaaaaatggctagaggaactacacattgagcacatattctcctcagtcgcacacccgcaagggaacggccaagtcgagagtatcaataaaagcctagtcgaagggatcaaggcacggtttggaacggccaggcgtggctgggtcgatgaactcccaagtatcttatgggctcaccgcacaagcccaaaaacaagcaatggggaaacacccttcagcctagtctacggttcagaagcggtgatccccgcagaagtcggtctcccctctcctagaatgttggctattgaaaaactagacaacatcatggaacgcaggatcgatttggacctcttggaagaacggcgcgaaaacgctgccatcaacgaggccaaatataaatccaaacttgaaaagtactacaacgcgcgcgtccgcgtttgtactttcaacccaggagactacgtcctacgcgacaatgaggcatctaatgccgagcgcccaggcaaactcgcccccaagtgggaaggaccctacctcatcaaagaggtcttagggaaaggcgcgtacagattgcaaacactagaaggcgaacctatcgcacgcacatggaatgcacaacagcttcgacgctgttatatgtaagccatgttcttacatttctctatgtaacctatcgggccgcaggccatttgcaaataaataaataagcaattttctacattattgtttgttattactattacaaatgcgtgttccactttgcggtatcccaaaaacagattggcaaaatcttcattcgtgatacccatacaaagtggtaaccacacacaaatattgtaataggccagcaaaaggcaaacagacttgcatgttttatccggccggatacacaagtttttgttaaacacttaacacaattcctgagcccaaaaaggcaaacaatggaattgacgcggactcatacgacaaaggtatggagtacactcgaccccattcacaaatgggtagagttccggtaatataagcttttacaaagcttaagcaattctaaaaccctcacacggtaaataacagaattgatgcatacccatacaacaaaagtatggagtatacttgaccccgttcataaatgggtaaaggttacgcatacacacgttcagacatgcaagaattaaaaacacttgtacaaactaaacaaagaaactttatattcaaaaaattcaagtatccacatgatgcttacggaatttacataaagttcctattctatacaagaggaatacaaaaaggaggcacactcgccaacctaaaccctattttgtaccgctggtacccgcgtctcctccggcaccaccagcgggttcttcctcttccacatcagggtaaagcatccgcaagcggtcaacatagtccgcaacctccaaacactcgtccagctcccctacacaggcaaggggcgtgtcataaaaggaggctacggccgctttcagacgaccctcggtatccacatcacggaacccggatgcctgatcagtataaccgcctgcggataatacattgatatgcccaatgcagcggttataaccagccttgaagccagcatcgcgcgcgcgctccttaaccaggtccaaaccagatgAGGTCTCAGGAGCATTCATGATAGCCtcgacaatctgcaataaaaagatcataagtcttaaatgctaatccaagcaaatgtaaaggcaaaggatacttacacgcgcgatgccgtgagtccgcagccactcacggtcagcttccagctggttaaaagaggacactaaggcatccttggcctcagcagcagcttcagcccgcttctccgcagcagatacgcgggcagtaaggtctgtaaccgcgacctcccgggcctgaacctcagcctgttacaaaaacagcaaacagttcactcgacaaatattttcaaaacaataaaggaaatatacaacagaggtaaagaaacgtacctgcaggctttcaacaactttgcctaaacgaatgcgctccgcattcgcctcttcaagagccttagaagcacggctctccttctctgcggcctcttcaTGGGCCTTTGAGGCACGAACCCCGGCTTCTTTGACCTCTTCAAGGGCCTTCAAggcgtcggccttcgcctgcagcgctttCACAGAAAcggcctcagccgcagccttctcctggctcaaggtagcattcgctgccttggcatttgttagctcctgccgagcatgaaacagaatgtcattctgcttagcccacgatgcattccacttcttgcgctcattggacattttttcattccaacttttgcgctcatcagcaagaagtttagcaagggtacgcacctgtttcagctgggcagcGGCAGCCCATTCAGAAGTCTGTTTTTGCTTTTCAAAAGCAGCCTTGTCTttctcgagctgctccgcacccaCACGAGCAGTCTCGACTAACTTCTCTGCTTCCGCCCGCATACGAGTGGTCTCctcctcgcggcggcccagcaccttataatcttccaaaatggcattagccacaatggaagtcccCACCAGCATCGATGAAAGCTGGTTAATACGCAGCTCTCGGGGTGCGGCACGGGCACGCTCGACTTCAAACGGGGTCcccagaccacccaaaatctccctACATGCCGCAGGGTCGttcgaaatatcatccccctgcataacagtccaggggggacggtgatacaccatactgcgacccggggagtaggtgcggtaataatactccaattcagactccccaggctgaattggatgcccgtcataacccgcaccaccagcagacgagccgctacctttctccccagcaggagacttctgcggctcagcatcctgctgccgcacctcagcatcagacttctgcttaccgacatctgaaaacctcaagttcAATCCGTCACCCTCAtcaggagagatcagattgtccgaggagtccacagtgtcaaaaatccggtcagcagtcgcctccaccgtcttctccaaaGGGGGATCAAGAACTGGCCCAGCAAAAGGGGCCGCAGGCTCCTTAGGCGCGACCTTCTCCTTCAAAACACCCGCACCCGCGGCAGCAGTGTGCGGAGAAGACGCAGGGATGTCGAAAAAAGAATACCCCgcatctcgggattctgcaaTACAAAGAATATTCAATGAGTATTTCCCACCCATTGTACATACAACACAAAGAAAAgggatatacttaccagcagcagccacaggtTTCTTCTGCACCGGAGCAACTCTCCTGGTCTGCAGTCTCCGCCTCttcggttcaccaccaccagcagctttctgctctggccCCCTTTTCTCTCCAGCAACGGGGGGAACCACAGCAGTTCCACCCGCGAccgcaccactacctataacacccaaaccctcaagggtgtcagatactacgacgtaatcggtatatccccgagaacaagattgataggtacctgcggcttcgAAAACGGAAGAAGGGGCAGCTGAGCCTTCAACACTCCCCTTACCACGACCCCGCACGGTCTTTTTTACCGTTTTCTTCTCCACAGTCTTTTTGGGGACGCgtttctcaaacttccccaaatccgcaaggacACCTGGATTCACACAATCAACAGAACCAGTCAAAAAGataaactgaaaaaactaatgccacgtaagacgtacctcttgcgtctcccggAACCGGGGCTTCCAGCACCGCTTTCGACGGTACGCGGAAGTTCTTCAGAATTTCAAGGTTGAAAcctttcttcagctcaaccgcaATCAGTTCAACCTGGCCCTTGAAATCAGGCTCGAAcatcctccacaagccaaccgcatccgctgatacatGCATGCAAGTTATTACAAAGGTTTAGGAGATAAGGAAGATAACAAAGGGTAACGAGCTTACCACCACCCTGTTCCCGCAACACGGGCCTTTCCTTCCTATCCGGTCTAGAAAGCATCATCCGCAATATCCACAGTTGGTCattatccaacttcttgagttcaataggccgcagcctagagaaccagtctGCGGTCTTCGCGgaagcaacaggaatatcttcatcggAAACTCCAACATCgacattcctgaaagacatgctagcatagaccgcacaggctttcacgtagaagaacctcttcttccagcctgtcacacccttaggggg
This genomic stretch from Helianthus annuus cultivar XRQ/B chromosome 8, HanXRQr2.0-SUNRISE, whole genome shotgun sequence harbors:
- the LOC118480945 gene encoding uncharacterized protein LOC118480945, with amino-acid sequence MATVQLAKDWNATYPQVGDTGADAPAGYITLWADFFNHGNLRLPVTVFVAEVLEYYHLHISQLSPFGMFRIRNFEYTFRAHGLPITVENFRRFYQLTVNTGFFSFTQRNVDVGVSDEDIPVASAKTADWFSRLRPIELKKLDNDQLWILRMMLSRPDRKERPVLREQGGADAVGLWRMFEPDFKGQVELIAVELKKGFNLEILKNFRVPSKAVLEAPVPGDARGTSYVALVFSVYLFDWFC